A region from the Leishmania panamensis strain MHOM/PA/94/PSC-1 chromosome 20 sequence genome encodes:
- a CDS encoding hypothetical protein (TriTrypDB/GeneDB-style sysID: LpmP.20.0160), with amino-acid sequence MSSVTIGERQKKRPSSSCSSFDSKPHYRTHPPRHLQHLEADKAPQFMPNSPTDSSPPTSPKCAVPRTHTMSPANSTMPSSKLPFSNSVTGTGAVLIGPLASFDSETQRGMLATAAECCSESCSSGLSRAAVLLSNHGVASPLVTPRQPPSILAAFCPLTSEAWQSGTMRDGIAVDANTMSTCSRTDSRTGLQSSLFFSPGWPQSSRLAAAQSALTSLMGTPGQFFTNTAAEGDETEATARKTAAFSASRSVSRMSSPVDFMPVYPMRPPEPFAMDFSSPLVPEVSFLTSPNVWAPRAETAKGFGATPAPSSCLPSEPLEQQSLLRSPLLYSLIPPSIPPSASLSSGFGCIGESKQTQNRLSRHRSAASAEPDDLFSRLGNKLRVRGAANASPLPAALPSVKSKRKKRDHLFTSPTRRSFRSPLINSNEASLSSFFVAQDAEAHRTIAVGKVSDEEDAAHRTTSANAHRSGLPEDVEGEEGVTATAAATATDDTFEDLWGILPAARRGGGATETPSHITTSSAPFETAPAFRCVTAFASETHETDDQLSEELNQPSHFSCAVIEKQRNVMVHQSSAGQQRNSVNTFTNPQRTVSKGLTPQQLQRRFSLPQDDAIEVKRRSCP; translated from the coding sequence ATGTCGTCGGTGACCATTGGCGAGCGGCAAAAGAAACGTCCCAGCAGCTCGTGTAGTTCCTTCGACTCGAAGCCCCATTATCGGACACACCCACCAcgccacctgcagcacctggaAGCTGATAAGGCACCGCAATTTATGCCGAACAGTCCCACTGATTCTTCCCCCCCGACGTCGCCAAAGTGCGCTGTGCCACGCACGCATACCATGTCGCCCGCCAACAGCACCATGCCATCCAGCAAGCTTCCTTTCAGCAACAGTGTAACTGGAACTGGCGCAGTGCTCATAGGACCTCTTGCATCTTTCGACTCTGAGACACAACGAGGCATGctggccaccgctgctgagtgTTGTTctgagagctgcagcagcggcctctcgcgtgctgcggtgctgctaaGCAACCACGGTGTCGCATCTCCACTCGTTACCCCGCGACAACCCCCCTCTATCTTGGCGGCCTTCTGCCCCCTTACTTCAGAGGCTTGGCAGTCGGGTACCATGCGCGACGGCATCGCAGTCGACGCGAACACGATGTCTACATGTAGTCGCACCGACTCGCGTACAGGTCTGCAATCATCACTCTTCTTTTCACCTGGTTGGCCGCAGTCGAGCAGgttggcagcggcacagagcGCACTGACCTCCCTCATGGGTACGCCGGGCCAATTCTTCACCAATACCGCGGCTGAGGGCGACGAGACGGAGGCCACAGCGCGCAAAACCGCCGCGTTCTCCGCCAGCCGCTCCGTGAGTCGTATGTCTTCACCCGTGGATTTTATGCCGGTCTACCCTATGCGGCCGCCGGAGCCTTTTGCGATGGACTTCAGCAGCCCTCTCGTTCCCGAAGTCTCTTTTTTGACGTCACCAAACGTCTGGGCACCGCGAGCAGAGACCGCGAAGGGATTCGGCgccacgccagcgccgtcctCATGTCTGCCGTCGGAGCCATTGGAGCAGCAGTCGCTCTTGCGGTCCCCGCTACTCTACTCCTTGATACCGCCGTCCATCCCACCCAGCGCATCTCTCTCATCTGGGTTTGGCTGCATTGGGGAATCCAAGCAGACGCAGAACCGACTCTCGCGCCATCGTTCAGCCGCTTCAGCAGAGCCAGACGATCTTTTTTCGAGGCTGGGCAACAAACTTCGAGTGCGCGGGGCCGCAAatgcgtcgccgctgcctgctgctctgccttcCGTGAAGAGCAAACGTAAAAAGCGCGACCATCTTTTCACCTCAcccacgcggcgcagctttcGCAGCCCGTTGATCAACTCGAATGAGGCGTCTCTCTCGTCGTTCTTCGTTGCGCAGGATGCGGAGGCACACCGTACCATTGCGGTTGGCAAGGTGAGCGACGAAGAAGACGCAGCACATCGAACCACCAGTGCCAATGCCCACCGCTCGGGCCTCCCCGAGGACgtggaaggagaagaaggcgttaccgccaccgcggctgctACTGCCACTGATGACACATTCGAAGACTTGTGGGGAATTTTACCTGCAGCccggcgtggcggcggcgcaacagAGACGCCGTCTCACATCACTACATCATCAGCGCCGTTCGAAACCGCGCCTGCGTTCCGCTGCGTCACTGCATTCGCGTCAGAGACCCATGAGACAGACGACCAGCTTAGTGAAGAGTTGAACCAGCCCAGCCATTTCTCCTGTGCTGTCAttgagaagcagcgcaatGTGATGGTGCACCAATCCTCAGCAGGACAACAGCGCAACTCAGTCAACACATTCACCAATCCCCAACGTACGGTGAGCAAGGGGctgacgccgcagcagctccagcggcgtTTTTCTCTGCCCCAGGATGACGCTATTGAAGTCAAGCGAAGGAGTTGCCCTTGA